One segment of Stenotrophomonas sp. SAU14A_NAIMI4_8 DNA contains the following:
- a CDS encoding protein klaA: MSHPVPPPLPTVQPAPDSAPLSVEQLKRDVLPALFLGRIDIGRYGPADLASASAEPAWQEGSAHALARALADLVSRLSEHDPNALLERASWWDRFTGADIERQLRRRIAMGGNGDVLSEVEHQAAAVRSSVDRLNAQLDAHDEQGARLQIYIDAGVQFLQELPADSGTSDDPLVLDRPVERLQRRVANLTALLASHSMSRIQVQLARNHAIELLDRYCETVQILLPIWRQTIQALQNSDNASPQMVARAAQAQDQLKQALQQLLRTSGAPA, translated from the coding sequence ATGTCCCATCCCGTGCCGCCACCGCTTCCCACCGTACAGCCTGCGCCTGACAGCGCGCCGCTCAGCGTCGAGCAGCTCAAGCGCGATGTGCTGCCGGCCTTGTTCCTCGGGCGCATCGACATCGGCCGCTACGGGCCGGCCGACCTGGCCAGTGCCAGTGCGGAGCCGGCGTGGCAGGAAGGCAGTGCGCATGCGCTGGCCAGGGCACTGGCCGATCTGGTCAGCCGCCTTTCCGAACACGACCCCAATGCACTGTTGGAACGCGCCAGCTGGTGGGACCGGTTCACCGGTGCCGATATCGAACGGCAGCTGCGCCGGCGCATCGCGATGGGCGGCAACGGTGACGTGCTGTCCGAGGTCGAGCACCAGGCCGCTGCGGTGCGCAGCAGCGTGGACCGTTTGAATGCACAGTTGGATGCACACGACGAACAGGGGGCGCGCCTGCAGATCTACATCGATGCAGGCGTGCAGTTCCTGCAGGAACTGCCGGCCGACAGCGGCACCAGCGACGATCCGCTGGTGCTGGACCGCCCCGTGGAACGCCTGCAGCGGCGGGTGGCGAACCTGACCGCGCTGCTGGCCAGCCATTCGATGAGCCGCATCCAGGTGCAGCTGGCGCGCAACCACGCCATTGAACTGCTCGACCGCTACTGCGAAACCGTGCAGATCCTGCTGCCGATCTGGCGGCAGACCATCCAGGCCCTGCAGAACAGCGACAACGCCAGCCCGCAGATGGTGGCGCGTGCGGCACAAGCACAGGACCAGCTGAAACAGGCCTTGCAGCAGCTGCTGCGCACCTCCGGAGCACCGGCATGA
- a CDS encoding class I SAM-dependent rRNA methyltransferase, whose translation MNTPLPVVRLKNAWRSSHPWIFQKLVEKPTVRPKPGSIVDVVGIDGEFIGRGFYNGHSRIAVRILEIDQNVPVDAGWFSRKIAQAVSLRREVLKLDTVSDAWRVVHSEGDGLSGLVVDRYGDLVVVEFFAAGMFRHREWIYDALREQFPGCRFHSFADEHVQKQESFDFHGNTTTEASVITEYGIKFRADPAGAHKTGFFADQRENREWLSQQVEGKRVLDLCCNTGGFAVYAAARGASEVVGIDIDEDVIQIAKGNSRLNNVRPKFVQSDIFPWLRDAANRGEQYDVVILDPAKMTRDRDQVITALKKYLDMNKLALGVVKPGGLFATFSCTGLVAEDQFLDMLRRAAYFSGRTIQILKVAGAGPDHPFMAHVQESRYLKAVFCRVVD comes from the coding sequence ATGAATACCCCCCTGCCCGTTGTCCGCCTGAAGAATGCGTGGCGTTCCAGCCACCCGTGGATCTTCCAGAAGCTGGTCGAAAAGCCGACCGTCCGCCCCAAGCCCGGTTCCATCGTCGACGTGGTCGGCATTGATGGCGAATTCATCGGCCGCGGGTTCTACAACGGGCACTCGCGCATTGCCGTGCGCATTCTCGAAATCGATCAGAACGTGCCGGTGGATGCCGGCTGGTTCTCGCGCAAGATCGCCCAGGCGGTGTCGCTGCGCCGTGAGGTGCTGAAGCTCGACACGGTGTCCGACGCCTGGCGCGTGGTGCACAGCGAAGGCGACGGCCTGTCCGGCCTGGTGGTCGACCGCTACGGCGACCTGGTGGTGGTCGAATTCTTCGCCGCCGGCATGTTCCGCCACCGCGAGTGGATCTACGACGCGCTGCGCGAACAGTTCCCGGGCTGCCGTTTCCACAGCTTCGCCGACGAACACGTGCAGAAGCAGGAAAGCTTCGACTTCCACGGCAACACCACCACCGAAGCGTCGGTGATCACCGAGTACGGCATCAAGTTCCGTGCCGACCCGGCCGGTGCGCACAAGACCGGCTTCTTCGCCGACCAGCGCGAGAACCGCGAGTGGCTGAGCCAGCAGGTGGAAGGCAAGCGCGTGCTGGACCTGTGCTGCAACACCGGTGGCTTCGCCGTGTACGCGGCCGCGCGTGGTGCGTCGGAAGTGGTCGGCATCGATATCGATGAAGACGTGATCCAGATCGCCAAGGGCAATTCGCGCCTGAACAACGTGCGCCCGAAGTTCGTCCAGTCCGACATCTTCCCGTGGCTGCGCGATGCCGCCAACCGCGGCGAGCAGTACGACGTGGTGATCCTGGACCCGGCAAAGATGACCCGCGACCGCGACCAGGTGATCACTGCGCTGAAGAAGTACCTGGACATGAACAAGCTGGCGCTGGGCGTGGTGAAGCCGGGCGGCCTGTTCGCCACGTTCTCCTGCACCGGCCTGGTGGCCGAGGACCAGTTCCTGGACATGCTGCGCCGCGCGGCGTACTTCTCCGGCCGCACGATCCAGATCCTGAAGGTGGCCGGCGCCGGTCCGGACCATCCGTTCATGGCGCACGTGCAGGAATCGCGCTACCTGAAGGCCGTGTTCTGCCGCGTGGTCGACTGA
- a CDS encoding rhomboid family intramembrane serine protease, with product MDNNAPLPAGDVPAPRNDRQRIVRAFNTSLAAVLVLVVVFALQGSFDWRPWAVAPLEAKGLLGLIGGPMLHASVEHIAANSIAILILGTLAGSVYPKATLRALPLLWLGSGVGAWMLGNPGSVHLGASGVTHGLMFLLASLGLLRRDRAAIATGLIGMLFYGGMLMTILPHADGVSWQSHMGGAFAGIIAALLFRNADPLPPRPHYSWEDEEDEVQPLADDELEPPSPQRVPVLWQPREGPDYVVIPFRRPEDPRG from the coding sequence ATGGACAACAACGCGCCCCTGCCCGCCGGCGACGTGCCGGCCCCCCGCAATGACCGCCAGCGCATCGTGCGGGCGTTCAACACCAGCCTGGCCGCCGTGCTGGTGCTGGTGGTCGTGTTCGCCCTGCAGGGCAGTTTCGACTGGCGGCCATGGGCGGTGGCGCCGCTGGAAGCCAAGGGCCTGCTGGGCTTGATCGGTGGGCCGATGCTGCATGCGTCGGTGGAGCACATCGCCGCCAACAGCATCGCGATCCTGATCCTGGGCACCCTGGCCGGCAGTGTCTATCCGAAGGCGACCCTGCGCGCCCTGCCCCTGCTGTGGCTGGGCTCGGGCGTGGGCGCGTGGATGCTGGGCAACCCGGGCAGCGTGCACCTGGGCGCCAGTGGCGTGACCCACGGCCTGATGTTCCTGCTGGCCAGCCTGGGCCTGCTGCGCCGCGACCGCGCGGCCATCGCCACCGGGCTGATCGGCATGCTGTTCTACGGCGGCATGTTGATGACCATCCTGCCGCATGCCGACGGCGTGTCCTGGCAGTCGCACATGGGCGGTGCCTTTGCCGGCATCATCGCCGCGCTGCTGTTCCGCAACGCCGACCCACTGCCGCCGCGCCCGCACTACAGCTGGGAAGACGAGGAAGACGAGGTGCAGCCGCTGGCCGACGACGAGCTGGAGCCGCCGTCGCCGCAGCGCGTGCCAGTGCTGTGGCAGCCGCGCGAAGGGCCGGATTACGTGGTGATTCCGTTCCGCCGGCCGGAAGACCCGCGCGGTTGA
- a CDS encoding TerC family protein, with amino-acid sequence MQTIGNVWMWGGFVAVVIIALLVDLVLMRHGGPHKVTFKEALWWSIGWVALALLFNAGLWFYLSETAGQVVANKVGLEFLTGYLVEKALAVDNIFVFLMIMSYFAVPEEQRQKVLIIGILGAIVLRTIMIFAGSVLISQFHWLLYVFGAFLLFTGWKMWFAAGQEPDLETNPALRWMRKHLRLLPGYEGNALSVKRDGVRWFTPLFAVLILIAVTDVIFAVDSIPAIFAITTDPFIVLTSNVFAVLGLRAMFFLLAGMADRFHLLPYGLALVLGFIGIKMMIIDLFKIPTPVSLGVVAVIIAATVVLSLKYPPKEGTGAA; translated from the coding sequence ATGCAGACGATCGGTAATGTGTGGATGTGGGGCGGCTTCGTGGCGGTGGTGATCATCGCCCTGCTGGTCGACCTGGTGTTGATGCGTCACGGCGGCCCGCACAAGGTCACCTTCAAGGAAGCCCTGTGGTGGTCCATCGGCTGGGTCGCCCTGGCCCTGCTGTTCAACGCGGGCCTGTGGTTCTACCTCAGTGAAACCGCCGGCCAGGTGGTGGCCAACAAGGTGGGCCTGGAGTTCCTGACCGGCTACCTGGTCGAAAAGGCCCTGGCGGTGGACAACATCTTTGTCTTCCTGATGATCATGAGCTACTTCGCGGTGCCGGAGGAACAGCGCCAGAAGGTGCTGATCATCGGCATCCTGGGTGCGATCGTGCTGCGTACGATCATGATCTTCGCCGGCAGCGTGCTGATCAGCCAGTTCCATTGGCTGCTCTACGTGTTCGGCGCCTTCCTGCTGTTCACCGGCTGGAAGATGTGGTTCGCCGCCGGCCAGGAACCGGATCTGGAAACCAACCCGGCGCTGCGCTGGATGCGCAAGCACCTGCGCCTGCTGCCGGGCTATGAAGGCAATGCGCTGAGCGTGAAGCGCGATGGCGTGCGCTGGTTCACCCCGCTGTTCGCGGTGCTGATCCTGATCGCGGTGACCGACGTGATCTTCGCCGTGGACAGCATCCCGGCCATCTTCGCCATCACCACCGACCCGTTCATCGTGCTCACCTCCAACGTGTTCGCGGTGCTGGGCCTGCGCGCCATGTTCTTCCTGCTGGCCGGCATGGCTGACCGCTTCCACCTGCTGCCGTACGGTCTGGCGCTGGTGCTGGGCTTCATCGGCATCAAGATGATGATCATCGACCTGTTCAAGATCCCCACCCCGGTGTCGCTGGGCGTGGTGGCGGTGATCATCGCTGCGACCGTGGTGCTCAGCCTGAAGTACCCGCCGAAGGAAGGCACCGGCGCGGCCTGA